A region of Chthoniobacterales bacterium DNA encodes the following proteins:
- a CDS encoding alpha-rhamnosidase has protein sequence MIKHGATTIWELWNGNTADPLMNSGNHVMLLGDFLPWIFCDVAGIREGLPGFERIVLRPHFVFDSVECSHRSPRGRIASSWTKNGDGTIRWTVEIPPGTPACAELPASAVVVSQETGATVAGAETFQSPEGDLVRITLPPGSSAFEIRTKARNPNP, from the coding sequence ATGATCAAACACGGCGCCACCACGATCTGGGAGCTGTGGAACGGCAACACGGCCGATCCCCTCATGAACTCCGGCAACCATGTCATGTTGCTCGGGGACTTTCTGCCGTGGATCTTCTGCGATGTCGCCGGTATCCGCGAAGGCCTGCCGGGTTTCGAGCGCATCGTTCTGCGCCCGCATTTCGTTTTCGACAGCGTGGAATGCTCGCACCGTTCGCCCCGCGGACGCATCGCCAGTTCATGGACGAAGAACGGGGACGGCACCATCCGCTGGACGGTGGAAATCCCGCCGGGCACTCCGGCGTGTGCGGAGCTTCCCGCCTCGGCCGTCGTGGTTTCCCAAGAAACCGGGGCAACCGTTGCCGGCGCGGAAACTTTCCAGTCGCCGGAGGGCGACTTGGTCCGCATCACCCTGCCTCCGGGATCCTCCGCCTTCGAAATCCGCACAAAAGCCCGAAATCCGAATCCTTGA